In a single window of the Lodderomyces elongisporus chromosome 4, complete sequence genome:
- the MAK10 gene encoding N-alpha-acetyltransferase, non-catalitic subunit (BUSCO:EOG09261IFQ), giving the protein MSYPHINSLSLNDRDTELVDITDDVYASLAQIKNNKVIKSPLFELLEGTRALEVLNTKLDTGIIYLNTYDIKFDCAAPQEVDSIINVQTHLLCQLVNWLENNSLPVSVLSCRYVQTLLVNHSQSRFHNLKTGCAFRDSRIGEQVYQKNFKYWAVHKILKTFVRALCKFIGFMLDISRKFLYDEEDIMTRAMDLDFLSDVSPLSIIEEIDTTIEWILGNDIVENGGILISQLKIVQSLNRFEECVLSSSVPFMDKDASLKGNEELCRSFSFCKDVEMHLERVRAFQYDEETIPKGAFSRFIQADLDNPNIPVDVAKINISHSLDHISEIFRASFQLVTQVSEIKSISQLQDYLHYNIRYPSTDFSVFTRALFQQYFIRDDKSIFGSSSTDLTKLTTDIVENVIGDNTIMLHNLNTRVAQLKDSMKREILERHSQVMQDLEGAIYHNLCIYGANPGRSQQLVSKGLVIWDTLQVSWQTFERQLYDSFQIYDPLEAGIPSLSVTMFIYFQKVQMMLDLLLNGIDLELYKPFEIYMVYLYADTLLNHLINHIKTPLRKIVLAKIDEIEINMPKKIKKLKNGPKKDALKTQHNYGVDVTIPRLLHTIKYQDYMVDHYTCMDKLVTCYSKFCAVLAKLRLIDFSRGPTKNMSSMEHLYYLRMKPWSSIGVPEFPSYAQYQHELIATRPDANNRVNLTQCLKLLTEIKSALHEVEKGVKSILNYVSRNGDVDFIKQSKIKEWYERLAEAGNEMSSEVSSLGKIISEHNDDLLEIPKQYRLVVERGKHAYFLSMKTVTKNE; this is encoded by the exons ATGTCATATCCTCACATAA ATAGTTTAAGTCTCAATGATCGGGACACAGAATTAGTTGACATAACAGATGATGTATATGCTTCGCTAGCGCAAatcaaaaataacaaagtGATAAAGTCTCCATTATTTGAACTTCTCGAAGGTACTCGTGCATTGGAGGTTTTAAACACTAAGCTAGATACAGGAATTATTTACCTCAACACATACGATATCAAATTTGATTGCGCTGCACCTCAAGAAGTAGACTCGATAATCAATGTACAAACGCATTTGTTGTGTCAATTGGTAAATTGGTTAGAAAATAATAGTCTTCCCGTATCCGTATTGAGTTGCCGTTATGTGCAAACATTGTTGGTGAACCACTCTCAATCTCGATTCCATAATTTGAAAACTGGCTGTGCATTCCGAGACTCACGAATCGGGGAGCAAGTTTATCAAAAGAACTTCAAGTACTGGGCTGTTCACAAGATTCTCAAGACATTTGTTAGAGCATTGTGTAAGTTCATTGGCTTTATGCTCGATATCTCACGCAAATTCCTCtacgatgaagaagatatcATGACAAGGGCAATGGATTTGGACTTTTTACTGGATGTGAGCCCTTTGCTGATTATCGAGGAGATCGATACCACGATTGAATGGATCTTGGGTAACGATATTGTAGAGAATGGGGGCATTTTAATCAGTCAGTTGAAGATAGTGCAGAGCTTAAATCGATTTGAAGAGTGTGTTTTATCTCTGCTGGTACCATTTATGGATAAGGATGCATCATTGAAAGGGAACGAGGAATTGTGTCGCCTGTTTAGTTTTTGCAAAGATGTGGAGATGCACCTTGAAAGAGTGCGTGCTTTTCAATATGATGAGGAAACAATACCAAAAGGCGCATTTTCACGTTTTATACAAGCCGATCTTGATAATCCTAATATACCAGTTGACgttgcaaaaataaatatttcTCATTCACTTGACCATATCAGTGAAATTTTTAGAGCAAGTTTTCAACTTGTAACTCAGGTCAGTGAGATCAAGTCCATTAGCCAGCTACAGGACTATTTGCATTACAATATTCGATACCCTAGCACCgacttttctgttttcacTAGAGCATTGTTTCAGCAATACTTTATCCGCGATGACAAATCTATATTTGGTTCGTCCTCAACAGATTTGACTAAACTCACTACCGatattgttgaaaatgtgATTGGCGATAATACTATAATGTTACACAACCTCAATACTCGTGTAGCGCAATTGAAAGACTCGATGAAAAGAGAGATTCTAGAGAGGCATCTGCAGGTGATGCAGGATCTTGAAGGTGCCATTTACCATAATCTTTGCATATATGGCGCCAATCCTGGCCGGTCGCAACAATTAGTATCAAAGGGATTAGTGATATGGGATACTTTACAAGTATCTTGGCAAACTTTCGAGCGACAATTATATGACAGCTTTCAGATCTATGATCCATTGGAAGCTGGAATCCCATCACTTAGTGTTACCatgtttatatatttcCAAAAAGTACAAATGATGCTTGACCTTTTGTTGAATGGTATTGACCTAGAGCTTTACAAACCTTTTGAGATATATATGGTTTATCTTTATGCAGATACGTTATTGAACCATTTGATCAACCATATCAAGACTCCATTGAGGAAAATTGTATTGGCCAAGATTGATGAGATTGAAATTAATATGCCCAAgaagattaaaaaattgaaaaatggtCCTAAAAAGGATGCTTTGAAAACGCAACACAACTATGGTGTTGATGTCACCATTCCTCGCTTGCTTCACACTATCAAATACCAAGATTACATGGTTGACCATTATACGTGCATGGATAAGCTAGTCACATGCTATAGTAAATTTTGCGCAGTGCTTGCTAAGTTGCGACTCATTGATTTCTCTAGGGGACCTACTAAAAATATGAGCTCCATGGAACATCTTTATTATCTACGTATGAAACCATGGTCGTCGATAGGCGTTCCAGAATTTCCCAGTTATGCACAATATCAACACGAGCTTATTGCAACTAGACCTGATGCAAATAACCGAGTGAACTTGACCCAATGCTTGAAACTTTTAACGGAAATCAAACTGGCTTTACATGAGGTGGAAAAGGGGGTCAAGAGTATATTGAATTACGTGAGTCGAAATGGTGATGTGGATTTTATTAAgcaaagtaaaataaaggaaTGGTATGAGAGACTCGCGGAGGcaggaaatgaaatgagCCTGGAGGTTAGCTCTCTAGGCAAGATAATATCTGAGCACAATGATGATTTGTTGGAAATTCCCAAGCAGTATAGATTGGTGGTTGAAAGGGGCAAGCACGCATATTTTTTGTCCATGAAAACTGTCACCAAGAATGAGTAg
- the NUO17 gene encoding NADH:ubiquinone oxidoreductase, B17.2 subunit, whose translation MSTSIGRFVKNAYKSGIKRAAWQLQFHNDLKSGWLVGEDDFGNKFYETDAPEEIHMRTRWVEYNSWHPDMSQVEPGWHYWLGYGTNTPPNALPEDQKVHRAYPLPAKHKPNYTNTAGAYVTYNTAKPKCQSWTPEVSERV comes from the coding sequence ATGTCAACATCAATAGGTAGATTTGTCAAGAATGCTTATAAATCGGGCATCAAGCGTGCTGCATGGCAATTGCAATTTCATAATGATTTGAAATCCGGTTGGCTTGTTGGTGAGGATGATTTTGGTAACAAATTCTACGAGACAGATGCACCAGAAGAAATACACATGAGAACTCGTTGGGTCGAATATAATAGTTGGCACCCAGATATGTCACAAGTTGAGCCAGGTTGGCATTACTGGTTGGGTTACGGTACAAATACACCTCCAAATGCGTTACCCGAAGATCAAAAAGTGCATAGAGCATACCCATTGCCAGCTAAACACAAACCTAACTATACAAACACGGCAGGTGCATACGTTACTTATAACACTGCTAAACCAAAATGTCAGAGTTGGACTCCTGAAGTGAGTGAGAGGGTATAG
- the YCG1 gene encoding chromosome condensation complex Condensin, subunit G (BUSCO:EOG09260LRX), with protein sequence MSRPPKPTLASIKKAERIKDLDAGMMHVFYDCQFTTYSHRKLLVIMKNIYYRAIDLGHQEYFAMRFTQLLNHSLKYKKGEPNSDRIAKFVAHFVRVISDDSKRDDEENKDENEENKEQIKEQNEDNTEDQNMDNNLQKESANQSLYVTEFTSYLIKHLLRGIEAADKSVRYRVTQLLAMLTKHIGEMDRETFEALIVSLSSRLRDRETPIRMQAILALSSFQDFNLNFDALAGDAGSEAKDNEWLTELLVQSLRYDESPEVRRTVMMNLDKDANTIQYLWERAKDLNNINRRIVYSKITPEIGGMKNMRHEHREFLLRWGLNDRDESVMQAATKLLCHTWFDSCDNDINEFLEYLNVTESSMAEKAMDMVFSERADLVQNFKADRTFWKALDVHKSFLWRTFFRHCYQHKLYNLIEINFPDGLELSDILKKYMSLRKDFVSASFDCCKKQDDLRKDVQLLDQQYFVIERELIRTNREWENLSRHIKIAEESRRSRSEDRAYEEMLKSRESLEEKQAELQHHLIQRNETKRHKIEEVYSDPDFVKFVETQRDFNFIVNQLLMICIDFDFSDEIARRAMLSVIRSELYEKSMEDDMIRNCLKILKKISINEKDFVSMTVEIITDLRDMGDDEADDDDDDDDDDDDDDDDDDDDDDEDDDDEDKEKETKAMEDGIGGSNDRIKNKRQAKQKKNNKNNNHQNYSNEDINVDKELNSDLGEEGKEEEEEEEEEEVNESQSRRTKKRKIEPAMPDDDVIVRCLKMTCQVLELIEEELDNHLSLSSIQSGIVNYSLSQVDKPLLFMTGLKCLGLFALIDKKTAIDSLPIFFRAIKSSGEQVQIIGVEAVVDVFAKYGRDVIDFEGRRTFIRLFYKLLKRESNKVQAVMAEGLIKLFLADIFSIKVPSLSVAEVDDSIQDTVASTGEGEENDGEDNDPEVEIFEALLLSYFNPATAGNHELRQILAFCIPVYCYSHPKHQLGLAFTTGSFLLQASKLQQGHQPTKMVPQLIAWSDPQYLVHVAEIEQEKSPSRILQAARMLGVFGEEELSKDYRRAIINNISKISISSKVGSEYLAAFVELIEQVENSIDENKDRFEFQLDRSTLKNLSNLHEAAFAALSEAKEMESKEEAESSIGVKSRSVSAVPDFNEDGVQIVKENIEIKDEKIDNINTPKTNFIDSDEKDEENAKERGNEVGVEDSSVDHVLDNEPNSIGEPYRVSVKKEYASILDVANAERRTLLDIHSIDDTTNSATIDDNDKEANLTKQNEGGGSGEGGEKEREKEKEEEEIRGEKNKRNRNVTTEVTDHNSGILQVDDILVEGDETVQTAEKNKTKDGFYGIEDKKGGGDKENGDANNDYSSDVILADEDVVHDVSIAGIESRLDTESKNEDILRDVVEDITALVVSTKLASPKKPILDAPIDDSILDTVTSDSDEEEEEELDSDIIFN encoded by the coding sequence ATGAGTCGTCCACCAAAACCAACACTAGCATCAATTAAAAAGGCTGAAAGGATTAAAGATCTCGATGCTGGAATGATGCATGTCTTCTATGACTGTCAATTTACTACATATTCACACAGAAAATTACTAGTTATCATGAAGAACATTTATTATCGTGCAATTGACCTTGGTCACCAGGAATATTTTGCTATGCGCTTCACTCAATTACTTAACCATTCATTAAAGTATAAAAAGGGCGAACCAAATTCCGATCGTATTGCCAAATTTGTAGCTCACTTTGTACGTGTAATCAGCGATGACTCAAAACGGGACgatgaagaaaacaaagatgaaaatgaagagaaTAAAGAACAGATTAAAGAACAGAATGAGGATAACACAGAAGACCAAAATATGGACaacaatttgcaaaaagagTCTGCAAATCAATCTTTGTATGTCACGGAATTTACATCATATCTTATTAAGCACTTGTTACGTGGTATCGAGGCTGCGGATAAGCTGGTGCGATACAGAGTGACGCAACTTCTCGCTATGCTCACAAAACACATTGGGGAAATGGACAGAGAAACTTTTGAGGCGTTGATTGTGTCGCTCTCGAGCCGACTAAGAGATAGAGAGACACCCATTAGAATGCAAGCAATCTTGGCACTTTCTAGCTTCCAAGATTTCAATTTAAATTTTGATGCACTAGCAGGAGATGCTGGCTCCGAGGCCAAAGACAATGAGTGGCTCACGGAGTTGTTGGTACAATCACTACGGTATGATGAAAGTCCTGAAGTGAGGAGAACAGTAATGATGAACTTGGATAAGGACGCAAACACAATCCAGTATTTATGGGAGAGAGCCAAGGATCTAAACAATATAAACAGAAGGATTGTTTACTCCAAAATTACACCCGAGATTGGAGGGATGAAGAATATGCGACACGAACACCGGGAGTTTTTACTCAGGTGGGGGTTAAATGACAGAGACGAAAGCGTGATGCAAGCAGCCACCAAATTGTTATGCCATACATGGTTTGACTCTTGCGATAATGACATCAATGAATTTTTGGAGTACTTGAACGTAACAGAAAGTTCGATGGCGGAAAAGGCAATGGACATGGTCTTTTCAGAAAGAGCTGATCTAGTGCAAAATTTCAAAGCAGATAGGACATTTTGGAAAGCATTGGATGTCCACAAATCATTCCTTTGGAGGACATTTTTTCGTCATTGCTATCAACACAAGCTTTACAATTTGATAGAAATCAATTTTCCAGATGGCTTGGAGTTATCagacattttgaaaaagtacATGTCTCTTCGGAAAGATTTCGTACTGGCAAGCTTtgattgttgcaaaaagcAAGATGATTTGCGTAAAGATGTGCAATTACTTGACCAGCAATATTTTGTCATTGAAAGGGAATTGATTCGGACAAACAGGGAATGGGAGAATTTATCACGTCATATCAAAATAGCTGAAGAAAGTCGTAGATCCAGAAGTGAAGACAGGGCTTATGAAGAAATGTTGAAAAGTAGAGAAAGTTTGGAGGAAAAACAAGCCGAACTCCAGCATCATTTGATTCAACGAAACGAAACCAAAAGGcacaaaattgaagaagtcTACTCCGATCCCGACTTTGTGAAATTTGTCGAAACCCAGCGagattttaattttatagTGAACcaattattgatgatttgtATCGATTTTGACTTTAGTGACGAAATTGCAAGAAGAGCAATGTTGAGCGTGATTCGGTCCGAACTTTACGAGAAAAGTATGGAAGATGACATGATTAGAAACTGTCTCAAGATCTTGAAAAAGATTTCTATCAATGAGAaagattttgtttctatgACTGTGGAGATTATAACTGACTTGAGAGACATGGGCGACGATGAAGcggatgatgacgatgatgatgatgatgatgacgatgatgacgatgatgatgatgatgacgatgatgatgaagatgatgatgatgaagacaaggagaaagagacgAAGGCAATGGAAGATGGTATTGGAGGTTCCAACGAtagaataaagaataagCGCCAGGCaaagcagaagaaaaataacaaaaacaacaaccatCAAAACTATAGTAATGAAGATATTAATGTTGACAAGGAACTCAATCTGGATCTTggtgaagaaggaaaagaagaggaagaagaagaagaagaagaagaagtgaaTGAAAGTCAGTCACGGCGGAcaaagaaacgaaaaatCGAACCTGCAATGCCAGACGACGATGTTATTGTGCGttgtttgaaaatgacTTGCCAAGTATTGGAATTAATTGAGGAAGAGCTCGACAATCATTTGTCACTAAGTTCTATCCAATCAGGGATTGTTAATTACTCCTTGAGCCAAGTTGACAAgcctttgcttttcatGACTGGGTTAAAATGTTTAGGGTTGTTTGCTTTGATTGATAAAAAAACGGCCATTGATTCTCTACCCATATTCTTTCGAGCGATCAAATCATCTGGAGAGCAAGTACAAATAATTGGAGTCGaagctgttgttgatgtttttgCAAAGTACGGCAGAGATGTGATAGATTTTGAAGGAAGGCGGACATTTATTAGACTATTTTACAAGTTATTAAAACGGGAGTCAAATAAAGTACAAGCTGTAATGGCCGAGGGTCTAATAAAACTTTTCTTAGCCGATATCTTTAGTATAAAGGTTCCGTCATTGCTGGTTGCGGAGGTTGATGACCTGATACAAGATACAGTTGCAAGCACAGGCGAAGGCGAGGAAAATGATGGCGAAGATAATGATCCCGAAgttgaaatttttgaagCGTTACTTTTATCCTATTTTAATCCCGCTACTGCAGGTAATCACGAGTTGCGACAAATATTAGCATTCTGTATACCAGTATATTGCTACTCACATCCAAAACATCAATTAGGCTTGGCTTTCACCACTGGTTCATTTCTTCTACAAGCTTCCAAACTTCAACAAGGGCACCAACCAACAAAAATGGTTCCGCAATTGATTGCTTGGAGCGATCCGCAATACCTCGTACATGTTGCGGAAATTGAGCAAGAAAAACTGCCGTCTCGTATTTTACAAGCTGCTCGAATGTTAGGTGTTTTTGGTGAAGAAGAGTTGTCTAAAGATTATAGGCGAGCAATCATAAAcaatatttcaaaaattcTGATTTCAAGTAAAGTTGGATCAGAGTACTTGGCTGCGTTTGTGGAATTGATTGAGCAAGTTGAAAATAGCattgatgaaaacaaagataGATTTGAATTTCAATTGGATAGATCTACTTTGAAGAACCTTCTGAACCTTCACGAAGCTGCATTTGCAGCATTATCAGAAGCCAAGGAAATGgaatcaaaagaagaagcggAGTCATCAATTGGAGTAAAATCAAGAAGTGTATCTGCTGTGCCCGACTTTAATGAAGACGGGGTGCAGATCGTGAAAGAGAATATAGAGatcaaagatgaaaagatTGACAATATCAACACACCCAAGACAAATTTTATTGATAgtgatgaaaaagatgagGAAAACGCAAAAGAGCGGGGTAATGAAGTTGGAGTTGAGGATAGTAGTGTGGATCATGTGCTAGACAACGAGCCTAATCTGATAGGTGAACCATACCGTGTCCTGGTTAAGAAAGAGTACGCTTCTATTTTGGATGTGGCAAATGCCGAAAGACGTACTTTGTTAGATATACACTCTATTGATGACACGACCAATTCAGCGACCATTGATGATAACGATAAAGAAGCTAATTtaacaaagcaaaatgaAGGCGGAGGCAGTGGTGAAGggggagaaaaagaaagagaaaaagaaaaagaagaagaagaaataagaggagaaaaaaacaaaaggaacaGAAATGTTACTACGGAGGTTACTGATCATAACCTGGGCATATTGCAAGTTGACGATATACTAGTTGAGGGAGACGAGACTGTTCAGACGGcagagaaaaacaaaaccaagGACGGTTTTTATGGCATTGAGGATAAAAAAGGTGGCggtgataaagaaaatggtgATGCAAATAATGACTACAGTTCTGATGTGATCTTAGCCGATGAAGACGTTGTTCACGACGTGCTGATAGCTGGAATAGAGTCGAGGCTCGATACAGAATCAAAGAACGAGGATATACTAAGAGATGTAGTTGAAGATATAACAGCTTTGGTTGTTTCTACTAAATTGGCAtcaccaaaaaaaccaattttGGATGCACCTATCGATGACTCGATATTGGACACAGTCACATCGGACTCTGacgaggaggaggaggaggagctTGATTCAGATATCATCTTCAATTGA
- the YAP1 gene encoding DNA-binding transcription factor yap1, with the protein MTDVKRNYSDIVSPPVDNADSDSGNDLKKLHTKPGRKQIETEPKSKRTAQNRAAQRAYRERKERKMQELEEKVKMLEDENVRATTETDFLQAQVNILKNELAKYRGTTDFSDLNLPTTVGHLSHPHTNKEYSAAAAAASQQQQQQAKDQNVGSGRANSASSRSSGLDRASSNSSISTSSPNFSFGLPWSKENLKYLKQQQEKSSQVHQTHQKQQKQPRADATKPASDSSYNTCPDLVSGSSTSTTPLDDNILVSPDSNSSSIGSNRPNINFAEKFEEEIDPFCSKLNEACGTRANPIPKQQQQQQQQQQQYQKQQHSHPSTSSIPGQSVNSTMHSQYNSPLSYLLPSSTTNSAHNVNTPHNTTSIAPDQSKNNYMNDAFFNNLSGLDDPEFNFNILDNKYSTDDPLSFLNDMNGTPHTSNDGNYNNSIVNNNNNIPSFDAALAFDDSFKPHQTATSEREIDPMSFLTTEESMYDFTNKVGGQNDINTNFNFNDFIKDSIPERKDSTPRTGPGVESYNGNSVGNSNINNDDDEDDEENDIVPAPQQTMKCSEIWDRITSHPRYTELDIDGLCSELKSKAKCSEKGVVINTTDVNELLGKSAK; encoded by the coding sequence ATGACTGACGTTAAACGGAACTACTCAGATATTGTATCACCACCAGTGGACAATGCCGACCTGGACTCAGGTAACGACCTTAAGAAATTGCACACCAAACCTGGAAGGAAGCAAATTGAGACAGAACCCAAATCAAAGAGAACAGCTCAAAACAGAGCTGCACAAAGAGCTTATCGTGAGAGAAAGGAACGCAAGATGCAAGAATTGGAGGAAAAGGTTAAGATGTTGGAGGATGAAAATGTCAGAGCCACCACTGAAACTGATTTCTTGCAAGCTCAAGTCAATATACTAAAGAATGAATTGGCAAAATACAGAGGAACCACTGATTTCCTGGATTTAAATCTACCCACAACTGTCGGACACTTGAGTCATCCACATACTAACAAAGAGTACtctgcagcagcagctgctGCAAgtcagcagcagcaacaacaagctAAAGATCAGAATGTGGGTAGTGGGAGAGCAAATAGTGCCAGCTCAAGAAGCTCAGGCTTGGATAGAGCATCTTCCAATTCGTCCATCTCAACACTGTCACcaaatttctcttttgggTTGCCTTGGTCTAAGGAAAATCTAAAATATttaaagcaacaacaagaaaaactGCTGCAGGTCCATCAAACACATCAAAAGCAACAGAAACAACCTCGTGCAGATGCTACAAAACCAGCAAGCGACTCTTCATATAACACTTGCCCCGATCTCGTATCTGGCTCGTCGACCTCTACCACTCCGTTGGACGACAATATCTTGGTGTCGCCGGACTCCAATTCTTCATCCATAGGCTCAAATAGACCAAACATCAACTTTGCCGAAAagtttgaagaagagataGACCCATTTTGTAGCAAATTGAACGAAGCATGCGGAACACGCGCAAATCCTATTCctaaacaacaacaacaacaacaacaacaacaacaacaatatcaaaaacaacaacatctgCACCCTTCCACAAGCTCTATTCCCGGACAATCTGTTAATTCTACAATGCATTCGCAGTATAATTCGCCGTTGTCGTATTTGTTACCCTCATCCACTACTAATAGTGCTCACAATGTCAATACACCACACAATACCACCTCAATCGCACCCGATCAGTCCAAGAACAACTACATGAATGAtgcttttttcaacaatttatCAGGATTGGATGACCCTGaattcaatttcaacattCTAGATAATAAATACTCAACCGATGATCCATTAAGTTTCCTCAATGATATGAATGGCACACCTCACACCTCAAATGATGGCAACTATAACAACAGCAttgtcaacaacaacaacaatatacCAAGCTTTGATGCTGCGTTGGCCTTTGATGATTCATTTAAGCCACATCAAACAGCCACATCagagagagaaatagaCCCCATGTCTTTTCTCACTACCGAAGAGTCGATGTATGATTTCACCAACAAGGTTGGAGGACAAAATGACATCAATACAAACTTTAACTTTAACGATTTCATTAAGGACTCTATTCCTGAACGTAAAGACTCCACGCCACGCACTGGTCCAGGTGTAGAGTCTTATAATGGTAATAGTGTTGGTAATAGTAACATCAAtaatgacgatgatgaagatgacgagGAAAACGATATTGTGCCAGcaccacaacaaacaaTGAAATGTAGTGAGATATGGGACAGAATTACTTCGCATCCACGATACACAGAGTTGGACATCGATGGTTTGTGCAGTGAattgaaaagcaaagcCAAGTGTTCGGAAAAAGGTGTGGTTATCAATACTACCGATGTCAATGAACTTTTAGGAAAGAGCGCTAAATAA
- the DYS1 gene encoding Deoxyhypusine synthase (BUSCO:EOG09263H5H): MSDSGKLPNLASDAVLKQSVPVPDDFVEVSGIDYSKDSAYNMTAKDLISSMSRMGFQASSLAQACNIIDEMRSWRGKHKSELPEHEQVGEFDDEGRQKTTVFLGYTSNLISSGLRDTLRFLVQHKMVSGIVATAGAVEEDLIKCLAPTYMGDFTLPGKGLRDQGMNRIGNLLVPNDNYCKFEEWIVPIFDRLLEEQQEAVKKEGDGVLDAGSSAILTPSKIIDRLGKEINDETSVLYWAHKNQIPIFSPGLTDGSIGDMLFFHTFKASPHQLRLDIVADIRKINSMAMSASRAGMIILGGGLIKHHICNACLMRNGADYAVYINTGQEFDGSDAGARPDEAISWGKIKADARSVKVYADVTLVFPLIVAATFASEKGK; the protein is encoded by the coding sequence ATGAGTGATTCCGGTAAACTTCCAAACTTGGCTTCCGATGCCGTGTTGAAACAATCAGTGCCTGTGCCAGATGATTTTGTTGAAGTTTCTGGTATTGACTACCTGAAGGACTCTGCATATAACATGACTGCAAAAGACTTGATCTCATCGATGAGTCGAATGGGTTTCCAAGCCAGCTCTCTTGCGCAAGCATGTAATATAATAGATGAGATGAGGAGTTGGAGAGGTAAGCACAAGAGTGAATTACCAGAACATGAACAAGTTGGAGAATTTGACGATGAAGGAAGACAAAAGACTACGGTGTTTTTAGGGTATACTTCAAACTTGATTTCTAGTGGATTAAGAGATACTTTAAGATTTCTTGTGCAGCATAAGATGGTGAGTGGTATTGTGGCTACTGCAGGTGcagttgaagaagatttAATCAAGTGCTTGGCCCCTACGTATATGGGCGATTTCACATTACCAGGGAAGGGATTGAGAGATCAGGGAATGAATAGGATTGGGAACTTGTTGGTGCCTAATGACAACTATTGTAAGTTTGAAGAGTGGATTGTACCTATATTTGATAGATTACTTGAGGAGCAGCAAGAGGCAGTAAAGAAGGAAGGTGATGGTGTCCTTGATGCTGGTTCTAGTGCTATTCTCACGCCGTCCAAGATTATTGATCGTTTGGGTAAGGAGATTAATGATGAGACTTCGGTGCTTTATTGGGCACACAAGAACCAAATTCCTATTTTTTCACCTGGTTTAACCGATGGGTCCATAGGTGATATGTTATTTTTCCATACATTTAAAGCTTCGCCCCATCAGTTGAGGTTGGACATTGTTGCAGATATTAGAAAGATCAACTCAATGGCGATGTCGGCATCAAGAGCAGGGATGATCATATTGGGAGGTGGTTTGATAAAACACCACATTTGTAACGCATGTTTAATGAGGAACGGTGCCGATTACGCGGTGTATATTAATACGGGCCAGGAATTTGACGGATCCGATGCGGGTGCCAGACCCGATGAAGCAATAAGTTGGGGTAAGATCAAGGCTGATGCTAGATCAGTCAAGGTTTATGCAGATGTCACCTTGGTATTTCCATTGATTGTTGCTGCCACTTTTGCTAGCGAAAAAGGAAAGTAG